A window from Argopecten irradians isolate NY chromosome 3, Ai_NY, whole genome shotgun sequence encodes these proteins:
- the LOC138317766 gene encoding uncharacterized protein, giving the protein MPAIMMTTTQSFLLFFYMTCVCAVLPTDISRFITYDCLPDGEVHIHGVPKGYSITSLYGGSSCHVTQIDTNDYSLGHYCTQRVYHNYPYYTYLYQADVQLSHSSSNVVGGSGFSPFRLICDKVHSGGQMFTVFNMVTVRESRVYGSSIIPTLPYRKKSENNRRYASSPRLTISRSQYSSQHIYGGIQTGNLVYLHIRSGDSHFSVRPENCSAEDHDAFHSYWQSYLPKGQSVDLWDITQDRCVLEPYLMEKFRSLNTDQTEVAAPVYAFHFSDPNRYYKGEVNFKCTVRVCGRRSFSCTLSVCDDVRREGRSAEEEDDDDCDRHEVSAKITISSSASASVREYSSFVTILSGFFSLMFTLVM; this is encoded by the exons ATGCCTGCCATAATGATGACGACCACACAAAGTTTTCTTCTGTTT TTTTATATGACATGTGTCTGTGCAGTGCTTCCCACCGACATTTCTCGATTCATTACGTATG ACTGTTTACCAGACGGCGAGGTCCATATTCACGGAGTTCCTAAAGGATATTCCATAACAAGTCTTTATGGCGGATCAAGTTGTCATGTGACACAAATTGACACAAACGATTATTCTTTGGGACATTACTGCACG CAAAGAGTATACCACAACTACCCGTACTATACGTACCTGTACCAAGCTGATGTACAGCTCAGCCATTCATCCTCTAACGTGGTCGGAGGCAGTGGTTTCAGCCCGTTCCGCCTGATTTGTGACAAAGTGCATTCAGGAGGACAGATGTTTACCGTGTTTAATATGGTAACCGTGCGAGAAAG TCGTGTCTATGGCAGTAGTATTATACCAACATTACCATACAGAAAGAAGTCAGAAAACAACAGGAGATATGCCAGTAGTCCACGTCTAACGATATCACGATCACAGTATTCCTCTCAACATATTTATGGTGGAATCCAAACTGGCAATCTTGTCTATCTCCATATTCGTAGTGGCGACTCAC ATTTCTCTGTACGACCAGAAAACTGTAGTGCAGAAGATCATGATGCATTTCATTCGTATTGGCAATCTTACCTGCCTAAAGGACAATCCGTGGATCTATGGGATATCACACAGGACAG GTGTGTGTTGGAGCCATACCTCATGGAGAAGTTCAGAAGCTTGAATACAGACCAGACTGAGGTCGCTGCTCCAGTTTACGCATTCCATTTCTCAGACCCAAACCGATATTACAAAGGCGAAGTCAACTTTAAATGTACAGTCCGTGTATGTGGTCGTCGATCCTTCAGTTGTACATTG AGTGTATGTGACGACGTGAGACGGGAAGGAAGGAGCGCTGAAGAGGAGGATGACGATGACTGTGATCGTCACGAGGTGTCTGCGAAAATCACCATAAGTTCTAGTGCCAGTGCTTCTGTCAGAG